AGGCGATCCAGAAGCACCGGATCACGATCCTCTCGGTTCTTCCGACGGCCTACCGGAAGATGCTCCAGGTCCCCGACGCCGAGAGGCGCTACGCCCTCTCCTCGCTCAAGGTCTGCACGGGGGGTGGGGAGTCGCTTACCGCGCAGACCTATCACGACTGGAAGAACAAGTTCGGGCTCGAGATCTACGAGGGCCTCGGCACCACGGAGATGATGTTCGTCTTCGTTTCCTCAGCCGTGACCCGGAAGGTCAAGCCCGGCGCCATCGGGCCTGCCGTCCCCGGCTACGAGCTGAAGGTGATCTCGGAGGACGGCAAAGAGTGCAGGCCCGGCGAGGTCGGGCTCCTGATCGGCCGGGGGCCGACCGGGACCGTCTACTGGCGTGATCCGGAAAAGCAGAAGTCCGCGGTCAGGGACGGCTGGTGCCGCGCCGGCGACTTCGTCACGATGGACGAGGACGGCTACGTCTGGTTCCTCTCGCGCGAGGACGACCTCATCAAGTCCTCCGGCTACCGGATCGGTCCCGAGGAGATCGAGGATGCCCTGGTCAAGCACCCGGCCGTGGCCGACGCGGGCGTCATCGGCGTCTCCGACGCCGTCCGCGGCCAGAACACCCGAGCCTACGTCGTCCTGAAGCCCGGGACCGCGCCGAGCGAGGCGCTCGGACACGAGCTGATCGAGTTCTGCCGGGACAAGATCGCCGTCTACAAGCTGCCGCGGGAGATCGAGTTCGTGGACCAGCTCCCGCGCGCCCCGGGGCCGGCCGGGCCCGGCACCGGCAAGCTCCTCCGCCGCGTCCTGCGCGAGCGCGCGGCAAAGAAGTAATCCGTTCGGGAACATGCTCGAGCTTCGCCAGAATCCGTACGTGTCGCTGCGTCAAGCCCTCGACGAGCGGGGCGGGCGCGCGGAGCTGAGCGCTGCCGCGTCCAGGCCTTCGCCCTAGCGGGATGCTGAAGAACTCGGCTCGCATCCTCGAACCGTCAGCGCGCACCTCGCCGAAGCGTCCCGAGCGCGGGCTTGGCCCGCGCAATCCCGGGGGGAGGTATCGGAAGGGGGGCGGAGCCCCCCTCCGAGGATCTAGCGCACGCCCGGACTCCCGATGAAGATCACCGAGATCAAAACCTCCCCGCTCTCGATCCCCTTCCGCCCGATGAAGCCGCCCTCGCTGTGGACCGACGGGATCCGCAAGCAGCTTGTGATCGAGCTCCGCACCGACGAGGGAGTGGTCGGCGTCGGGGAGGCCTTCGCCTACGGCGCGCCCCTCGCGGTCGCGAACGTGATCACGGAGGTGCTCACGCCGCTCCTCATCGGCGAGGACCCGACCCAGATCGAGCGGCTCGCGGAGAAAATGCACCGCGCCACGTTCCTCTACGGCCGGCGCGGCCTCGCCATGATGGCGATCAGCGGCGTCGAGCTGGCCCTCTGGGACGCTGCGGGCAAGGCCCGGGGCGTGCCCGTCTACGAGCTGCTCGGCGGCCTCGTGACGCCGCGCGTCCGCGCCTACGCGAGCCTCCACCGCTACCGCTCCCCCGCCGAGGTGGGCGAGGCCTCGCGCGATTACGTCAGCCGGGGCTTCAGCGCGATCAAGCTCCACCAGACCGACGTCGAGTCTGTCGCGACGGCGCGTGCTGCCGTGGGGCCGAGCGTCGAGATCATGCTCGACGTCAACTGCGTCTGGAACCCGCGGGAGGCGATCGCCATGGCGCGACGCTTCGCCCCCTTCGACCTCGCGTGGCTCGAGGAGCCGGTCTGGCCCCCGGAGGACTACCGGGGCCTGGCGGAGGTGGCCGCCCAGGTCGAGACCCCCATCGCCGCAGGCGAGAACGAGGCGACGACCTTCGGTTTCAGGGAGATGATCGCCCAGCGCGCCGCGGATATCCTCCAGCCGAGCGTGACGAAAGTCGGAGGGCTCCTGGAGTTCAAGAAGATCTGCGGGCTCGCCGCGGCGGCGAACCTTTCCGTGGCGCCCCACTCCTTCTACTTCGGCCCCGGCCTGGCGGCCACCCTTCACCTGATCGCCTCCACGCCGGGCTGCCTCTTCGTGGAGTTCCCCACGGGCGAGCTGGAGACTCCGCTCCTGACCAACCCGATCCAGGCCAAGGACGGCCATGTCGAGGTCCCCGCGGGCCCGGGGTTCGGCGTCCAGCTGAACGATGAGGCGCTCAGCCGCTACCCCTACAGCGGCGAAGGCACGCGCCCCTTCATCCTCACCTAACCAGTCCAGACGCCGAGCCCCGGCGCCCGCTCCACCACTCGGAGGCGCTTGAGGTTCGAACCCTGTAGCGGATCCACTGCATGACCGCATGAGCCTCGCGCCAACCGGCTAGCACGACTCATTACAGCTCCCAGAGGGCGATGTTCAGTGCACGGGCTTCGTCACGGATCGTCGGGCTCACGCGACCTACTGTGAACACCCCGGAGTGGACCCGACGTGCCGCCTGCCGCCAAGGAACCTGCTCCGTTTTTGCCAGCAAGCCGTGGAGCAGGGCTCGGTCGACCTTATCAGCGCTCAGGCGACACTCGCCGATGAACGCTTCCGTGCCTGTTCTCGTCCGAGCCACGACGTCAATCTCGGTGCCCTGACGGTCCCACCAGCGTCCGACCGCATCCGGATCGAACGGGAATTTCAACGTAGGATCTCCTTGAGCAAGCCGCTGGCGGATCAGGGTCTCGAATACTTGCCCTTCGAGCGTAGGCAGATCCCGGCGAATCAGCGCGAGCACTTTGTCCCTCCGGCCCGCTTCGAGCTGGCTCTGGAAGGAATAGACGTAGCGAAACCAGAACGCGAGGAACGAGTCCTGCAACCGGTATCGGCCCAGGCGTCCTGTGCGGTCACCGAGCGGGATCTCACGCTCGACGAGGCCGAACTCCTCCTGAAGCCGGTGGAGTTCCTTAGGCAGCGCCGTCACCGGCATCCCCGTGACATCAGCGA
This Candidatus Rokuibacteriota bacterium DNA region includes the following protein-coding sequences:
- a CDS encoding mandelate racemase/muconate lactonizing enzyme family protein, which produces MKITEIKTSPLSIPFRPMKPPSLWTDGIRKQLVIELRTDEGVVGVGEAFAYGAPLAVANVITEVLTPLLIGEDPTQIERLAEKMHRATFLYGRRGLAMMAISGVELALWDAAGKARGVPVYELLGGLVTPRVRAYASLHRYRSPAEVGEASRDYVSRGFSAIKLHQTDVESVATARAAVGPSVEIMLDVNCVWNPREAIAMARRFAPFDLAWLEEPVWPPEDYRGLAEVAAQVETPIAAGENEATTFGFREMIAQRAADILQPSVTKVGGLLEFKKICGLAAAANLSVAPHSFYFGPGLAATLHLIASTPGCLFVEFPTGELETPLLTNPIQAKDGHVEVPAGPGFGVQLNDEALSRYPYSGEGTRPFILT